The window GGGAAGAACGTGACGAGCGCGCGCGGGTTCACCCGGGGGTAGATCCCGCCGTCGACGAACAGCTGAGCGACGTCGACCTTGCCGCGCCGGATCAGGTAGTAGTCGACGATCATGATCGCGAACAGCGGCCCGAGGAACGCGCCGAGCCCGCCGAGGAAGTAGTTGACGACCGTCGGGGACGAGTAGAGCTTCCACGGCAGCACGCACAGCGCGGCGACCGCGCTGATCAGCCCGCCGACGGTGAACGTGATCCGCTTCGGCCAGATGTTGGCCAGGTCGTAGGCGGGGGAGACGAAGTTCGCGACGATGTTGACGCCCATGGTGGCGACGGCGAACGTCAGCGCGCCGGCGATCAGCACCGGCGTGTTGTGCACCTTGGACAGCAGCTCGGCCGGGTCGGTGATGGCCTCGCCGAACACCTGCATGCTGCCCGCGGTCACGATCACCGACAGCAGCGCGAACGCGGTCGAGTTGATCGGCAGGCCCCAGAAGTTGCCGCGCTTCACCGTCTTCTGGTCCGGCGCGTTGCGGGAGAAGTCGCAGAAGTTCAGCATCAGCGTGCCGTAGGTGGCCAGGATCAGCCCGGCCGCGCCGAACCACTGCCGGATCTGCTCGCCGGGCGACAGGTGCTTCGGGCTGCTGGTCAGCGAGATGTGCCAGTGCCCGGCGGCGAGGATCCAGACGGCGAGGGCGATCATCACGAGCCAGATCGCCGGGCCGCACCAGTCCTGGAACTTGCGCACCGACTCCATGCCGCGGGTGAGGATCAGCGCCTGGACCGCCCACAGCGCCACGAAGCAGATCCAGCCGAGCGCGTGCAGGCCGAGGAAACCGTGCTCGGTCAACGGTTTCAGGCCCGGGTCGATGGTGAGCACGAGCAGCGTGATGGCCACGCTCGCGAGGTAGGTCTGGATGCCGTACCAGAAGATCGCGATGACCGCG of the Amycolatopsis sp. NBC_01488 genome contains:
- a CDS encoding NCS1 family nucleobase:cation symporter-1, whose product is MTAAPLTESQQETSPPPDPRLWNEDLAPAKDRRWKVYDIFALWMSDVHNLGNYTFAAGLFVLGLSAWQVFTALLFGFVIIYVGMNLMGRIGQRTGVPFPVVARISFGTFGANLPALIRAVIAIFWYGIQTYLASVAITLLVLTIDPGLKPLTEHGFLGLHALGWICFVALWAVQALILTRGMESVRKFQDWCGPAIWLVMIALAVWILAAGHWHISLTSSPKHLSPGEQIRQWFGAAGLILATYGTLMLNFCDFSRNAPDQKTVKRGNFWGLPINSTAFALLSVIVTAGSMQVFGEAITDPAELLSKVHNTPVLIAGALTFAVATMGVNIVANFVSPAYDLANIWPKRITFTVGGLISAVAALCVLPWKLYSSPTVVNYFLGGLGAFLGPLFAIMIVDYYLIRRGKVDVAQLFVDGGIYPRVNPRALVTFFPTAALAAVIALVPFFAPAAPYSWFIGTASSAALYFAVSRKHR